The proteins below are encoded in one region of Salmo salar chromosome ssa02, Ssal_v3.1, whole genome shotgun sequence:
- the LOC106600191 gene encoding sialoadhesin, producing MHITGAERLILIGGLLQGVLCLDFASLLPQNIKALSGSCVAIPCSFTLQSGFESFLTTSCKGIWKKGWAGVQVFDSSLTGKGLNKIQGNLTGNLQQKECTTILNDLSSFNDYFSFKIDCDNPLKYSFPEPVTINVKENPSKPTLSPATVNVMEGTSVSLICSAAAPCPSLPPTLTWTPTLSDSVEDLQETPNQVITSLLNFTASHVHHGEKISCTALYKRQAGKSDKSSETYLTVAVLYSPKNTSVSVSPSGSVVEGSSVTLTCSSNANPAVGRYNWYRVIGEQVSTVGASRMLTVQVPADDSYFYCESINDHGTENSSVIQLDGMSPPKNTSVSVLTSGSVVGGSSLTLTCSSNANPPVKNYTWYRVNERKMVPMESRSQFLVLQDISESGLFCCEAQNSYGKDRTNIFVYFPHYPSITTVPSIICGVVIVLWILTVIFGVYKYIRLSRGLKAVGDTYATLQISNVTSTYEVIQRKECGSREAQRDQW from the exons ATGCACATCACAGGAGCTGAAAGACTCATCCTCATTGGTGGTCTGCTGCAAG GTGTTCTGTGCCTAGATTTTGCATCTCTGTTGCCTCAGAATATAAAGGCTCTGAGTGGATCTTGTGTGGCCATTCCCTGCTCATTTACACTGCAATCTGGATTTGAGTCATTCCTCACAACTTCATGTAAAGGAATATGGAAGAAAGGATGGGCAGGAGTACAAGTGTTTGATTCTAGTCTGACAGGAAAAGGCTTAAACAAAATTCAAGGGAATCTAACTGGGAACTTGCAGCAGAAGGAATGCACCACAATCCTGAATGACTTATCTTCTTTCAATGACTACTTTTCATTCAAAATTGACTGTGACAATCCTCTGAAATATAGTTTTCCAGAACCTGTCACAATTAATGTAAAAG AAAATCCATCCAAACCCACTCTAAGTCCAGCAACAGTAAATGTGATGGAGGGGACCTCAGTGAGTTTGATCTGCTCTGCTGCTGCCCCCTGTCCCTCACTTCCTCCAACTCTGACATGGACCCCCACACTGAGTGACAGTGTGGAGGATTTGCAGGAGACTCCGAATCAAGTCATAACTTCTCTCCTGAACTTCACCGCTTCACATGTCCACCATGGAGAGAAGATCTCCTGCACTGCGCTGTACAAACGACAAGCTGGCAAGAGTGATAAATCATCCGAAACTTATCTGACAGTCGCTGTTCTTT ACTCTCCCAAGAAcacctcagtgtcagtcagtccctctggttCAGTGGTAGAGGGCAGTTCTGTGACTCTGACTTGCAGCAGCAATGCCAACCCAGCAGTGGGGCGCTACAACTGGTACAGAGTTATTGGAGAACAGGTTTCAACAGTGGGGGCTAGCAGAATGCTAACTGTCCAGGTACCAGCAGATGATAGTTATTTCTACTGTGAATCCATCAATGACCATGGAACTGAGAACTCATCTGTCATTCAACTAGATGGAATGT CCCCTCCCAAGAACACCTCAGTGTCAGTCCTTACCTCTGGTTCAGTAGTAGGGGGCAGCTCTTTGACTCTGACTTGCAGCAGCAATGCCAACCCACCAGTGAAGAACTAcacctggtacagagtcaatgagcgCAAGATGGTCCCAATGGAGTCTAGATCTCAGTTTCTGGTTCTGCAGGATATCAGTGAgagtggactgttctgctgtgaagcACAAAATAGCTATGGCAAAGATAGGACCAACATCTTTGTGTATTTTCCCCATTACCCCTCCATAACTACAG TTCCATCCATAATCTGTGGAGTGGTCATTGTATTGTGGATTCTAACAGTCATCTTCGGAGTCTATAAATATATCag ATTATCCAGAGGACTGAAG GCAGTAGGTGACACATACGCCACACTACAGATCTCCAACGTGACCTCTACTTATGAGGTCATACAG aggaaaGAGTGTGGCAGCAGAGAAGCTCAGAGAGACCAGTGGTAG